The Chengkuizengella sediminis DNA window TAAACTCCCTTCAATAAATGATTTTGAAGCAATGCCAGGGTTCGGTATACGTGGTATTGTTGAAGAAAAAGTAATTCTTATTGGGACAAGAAATTTGATGGAGCAATACGAAGTTGAGATAAAAAATGCTCAGGAATCTATGGTCACATTAGAACAAGAAGGTAAAACAGCAATGCTTGTCGCTATAGATGGAAAATATGCAGGTATAGTTGCTGTAGCCGATACAATAAAAGAAACATCTGAAGAAGCAGTAAAGCGTCTTAAAAAAATGGGCATTCAGGTTATTATGATCACAGGAGATAATACGCGTACAGCGAAAGCAATTGCGACTCAAGTAGGAATAGATGATGTATTAGCTGAAGTTTTACCAGCGGGTAAAGCTGAGGAAGTGAAAAAACTTCAGAATCAAGGTAAAAAGGTTGCCATGGTTGGTGATGGTATCAATGATGCACCAGCTCTAGCTACTTCGGATATTGGAATGGCAATTGGTACTGGAACTGATGTTGCTATGGATGCAGCCGATGTTACCCTCATGAGAGGAGATTTAAACAGTATTCCTGATTCTATTTATATGAGTCGTAAGACGATGGCTAATATTAAACAGAATCTGTTCTGGGCTCTTGCTTACAATTCATTAGGTATTCCTATCGCAGCGATTGGATTACTGGCTCCATGGGTTGCTGGGGCAGCAATGGCATTAAGTTCTGTTTCCGTGGTATTAAATGCATTGAGATTACAGCGGGTAAAAATCTAATATAGAAACTTGAAATTACATCCTCATTTAATGAGGGTGTTTTTTTATGTTATTTCATAATTTGATAATCACAACTTTATTGCCTTACATACAATATATAAATTCAACTAAAGAGAGCTCGCTGGTTATGGAGCTTAAAGACATGAAGGGAGAAAATGAATGGATTACTTAGATATGCTTGCTAAATTAGGAGTTGGAAATGCTCATCCTGGTGGTTTCTCCGAAACAATAGAACAGTTAGAACAATACCCTATTAAAAAAGGCTCAAAAATTTTAGAAGTAGGATGTGGAACAGGTAGAACAGCTTGTTATTTATCAAGTCAGGGATATAAGGTCACAGCGATCGATATTAGAGAGGATATGTTAGAAAAAGCTAGGGTAAGAGCAAAAGCTGAAAAAGTAAAAGTGAATTTTATCAAAGCTGATGTAACATCTTTACCTTTTGATTCTAATCAGTTTGATGTTGTAATGGTTGAGTCTGTTACAGTTTTTACAGACCATACATTATCCTGTAGTGAATATTTTCGTGTTTTAAAGCCTAAAGGAACATTATATGACAGGGAGATGGTTGTCACCAAAAAGATTCCAGTGAATTATCAAAAAGAAATGATTGAATTTTATGGATTTAAAAAAATGATGTCAGTATTGGAATGGACTGAACAGTTATATGAAGTAGGTTTTAGTCATGTTGAGATTTGGAAGCCGGCCAAATTCAACTCGGATATGTGGAAAAAAGAGATGAAATTTCCTGATGAAAATCAACAAGCAGATGCTGACGTTTATGAAAATAAAGAAGTGTTTGAAGCCGTAAAAAAATATGAAGAGCTGATGAATGCATATCATAAGTATATTGGATATGCGGTTTTAATTGGACAGAAATTATAATTTCTAAACAAAAAAGAGACCTTTTTAAGGTCTCTTAATTATATCTTCTTTCATTTGCACTTATCTTCTGAAGGATCATCACAAAGCAGAGGACATTGATTGACCTCTCGATCTCGTAAAAGTCTTACGATTTCACAAACATCACCTTTTGCATCGATGAAGGTTGTAATATCGGGGCATATAATAGCTTCTCCAAAGTACATGGCTTGAACATCGATATCTTTTTTACAAAAAAGAGCTCCATAGAATGATCTAAGAACACCTGGAGTACCAAAAGAGGCATCAACTGTAACCTGATAAACAGGATTTTTTTCAAATTTAATCCCTAAGGTTTTTAATATATCTTCTAGCCTGCAGTTTGATATAGGATCTTCCTTTTCTGGAGGACCAACAACCATGCGTACAAAGTTGCAATCAGATTTATTTGGAAGTTTAGTTTGAAGATATCCCGTAATAGAAACTTGTTCTATTGGATCTTGAATATTAAAGTTTAAAACACAATGAAGTGTATTGTCATCTACACAAAATGTATATTGTGTACGTATATTAATATCAAAAAAAGATGCTTCTTCATTTATAGTTATCTTTTCAGACTTTAAATGATTTTTTTCAAAATCATTCTGACTCATTTTATTTTCCACCCCCCATCTTTATAATTACTTATATACTATGTATTAATGTTTTCAAATGAGTGGGTAAATGGAATCAAAGTAAAAAAAGAGGAAATATGTACCTAATAGTAAACATATTATCCTCTTTTATATTATTTTTATTTAATCATCAAAGTGAACTTTAACACTATTGTAATCTTCATCGTCGTCAGGCACTTTAGGCATACGAACTTCTAATATCTGATTTTTATAAATGGCTTTTGTATCATAAGTATCAATATGTGTAGGAAGGTCTATTGTTTGTGAATTCCCACTTGGCAGTCCTTTAATTTTAAGTTTGTTTGAATTGAGACCGAGCTTAATTTTTTTATGGTCGATATGTTTTGGAATATATATTTTAGCAATTAAATAATGATGTATATCTAATAGATCTGTTTTTAACTCACCTGTGTTCGTATTCGTTGTAGGTTTACTTGAATCTACATTGGATGTGGATGATGTTCTTGAAAAAGCTTTTTCTATCGTATCAGAAACATATTTATCTATCCATGATAAATCTAAGTTGTTTGGATCTATATTATTTAAATTTGTATTACCCATTTGATCTCTAATAAGCTTGTTAAATTGATGTTGATCAAATAAATTACTCATATTCCCTACCTCTTTCCTATACATATTATTAACTAGTGTATTCTTATCTATCTAAATGTGTGAATTGACAAAAAGAGCAGAACATCTAAAGAAATGGAAACATACAATAAAATATTGAAACCATGAAAAAGGATGTCTGCTTATGCCTGCTATTGTAGGAGCTATAAAAATAATAAGTGTAGGAAGCGGTGCGATTGTTCAATTTGGTGATTCAATTCAAGTGTCTCCTGTAAGTTCATCCAAAACATATGCTGGCTCGGGTTCTTTTAATACTGGGGATTTACCAATTACGAATAACCTTCTTAGTGCAACGAATACATTTGATCCTGATGTGAAAGACCAAACTCAAGATAACTTTGGTGTTGAGGGGAATGTAATATGAATCTAACTGTAAATCAAAGCATCCAAATTGGTATGATTAAAATTGGAGCAATAACCAATTCATCTTTTTTACAAATTGGTAGTGCAGGTGTCATTAAATGTTTATCTAATCTGTATAATACAGGTGGATTTATAGAACCGGCACCCGAACTCGAAGCAATATCAGAAGCCGCAGCTGCTGCTCTGGTTCCTTTGTCACCACCTTCATAATGATATGGACGATGGGGAGGATTATTATGTACCAGGACCCTCAAATGGAACAATATATAAAAAAGCTAACTGATAATTTAATCGAACATCAAAATAAATTAAATAATTTGGAAAAGTTAATGAAACAAATGAAAGAAGATATGAACAAACTAATTGCAAGCAAAAATAATACGATTGAAAAAATAGAATACAATTTTGATCAACTTAAAGTGGAAACTTTAGAGGGTACATTAAACATAGGCATCACACCTGGTGGGAACGGTACAATTGATGAACTTGAAGTTAATGATCAGACGGAACATGAAGTACAGCTAGGGGGAGAAATTGAAAGTGACTGTCATCAAGGCATCAGAGATGAAATCCATCAACATTTAGATGAGGAAGTCCCTAATGCAATAAGAACATTACAGGAAAAGTTCAATTTAGTCATTGGTGAAGAATATACGCAAGAAATGATCAAAGATATTAAAAAACAAATTGATGGTCGAATTCATCATTATTTGAATGATAATGATCACAAAGAATTAAACCAAGATGAAATTAAAAATAATGTTTTGGCAAAAACAAAAAAAGATATAGAGACTTCTATTCTAAATCATTTTCATAAAATTACAGGTAAGGAGAATGAAAACCAATGAATTGTAAGAAGAATTATAAGATGAATTATACAGTGGTAAATAAGGATATTCATGTAGGAGATATTAATATTATTGGTTTAACAGGATCTTCTGTTTTATTAGTAGGAGATACTGAACACATTACAAGTGGTTCTGCTTTTGATACACCACCTGAAGCATTAATTGTTGGACCTCTTGCTCCTTTAGCTCCTGAAACTCCATTCTAAGGAGACTAAATAATGAAAACAACTAAAACAACTAAAACAACTAAAAGAACTTCCGTAGTTGAAAACATAAAAGTCATTTCTATTACTAGAAGTGCTGTTTTTCAAATAGGTGATTCAGTAGAATTAAATCCTAGGACATTTGTTTATGCTGTTCAAAGGGCGGTCCCTGTTTATTTTCCAGGAGAAGGGGATTTTGCTCAATTAGAATTATTTCAAGAGCGAATTCCAAGGCCAACAATTACTGAAAATGTAAAAACAACCTTTATTAATGAAAATCCTAACATTCATGTGGATAGTATTCGAATTTTAGGTATAGGTGGATCCTCAATCTTGCAAGTAGGATCAAATTGTAGTGTAGATACTGAATCGAAAGTAATCAATATAAGGCAATTTA harbors:
- a CDS encoding class I SAM-dependent methyltransferase, whose product is MDYLDMLAKLGVGNAHPGGFSETIEQLEQYPIKKGSKILEVGCGTGRTACYLSSQGYKVTAIDIREDMLEKARVRAKAEKVKVNFIKADVTSLPFDSNQFDVVMVESVTVFTDHTLSCSEYFRVLKPKGTLYDREMVVTKKIPVNYQKEMIEFYGFKKMMSVLEWTEQLYEVGFSHVEIWKPAKFNSDMWKKEMKFPDENQQADADVYENKEVFEAVKKYEELMNAYHKYIGYAVLIGQKL
- a CDS encoding Hsp20/alpha crystallin family protein: MSNLFDQHQFNKLIRDQMGNTNLNNIDPNNLDLSWIDKYVSDTIEKAFSRTSSTSNVDSSKPTTNTNTGELKTDLLDIHHYLIAKIYIPKHIDHKKIKLGLNSNKLKIKGLPSGNSQTIDLPTHIDTYDTKAIYKNQILEVRMPKVPDDDEDYNSVKVHFDD
- a CDS encoding spore germination protein; translation: MPAIVGAIKIISVGSGAIVQFGDSIQVSPVSSSKTYAGSGSFNTGDLPITNNLLSATNTFDPDVKDQTQDNFGVEGNVI
- a CDS encoding spore germination protein GerPB encodes the protein MNLTVNQSIQIGMIKIGAITNSSFLQIGSAGVIKCLSNLYNTGGFIEPAPELEAISEAAAAALVPLSPPS
- the gerPC gene encoding spore germination protein GerPC translates to MYQDPQMEQYIKKLTDNLIEHQNKLNNLEKLMKQMKEDMNKLIASKNNTIEKIEYNFDQLKVETLEGTLNIGITPGGNGTIDELEVNDQTEHEVQLGGEIESDCHQGIRDEIHQHLDEEVPNAIRTLQEKFNLVIGEEYTQEMIKDIKKQIDGRIHHYLNDNDHKELNQDEIKNNVLAKTKKDIETSILNHFHKITGKENENQ
- a CDS encoding spore gernimation protein GerPD — its product is MNYTVVNKDIHVGDINIIGLTGSSVLLVGDTEHITSGSAFDTPPEALIVGPLAPLAPETPF
- a CDS encoding spore germination protein GerPE, whose protein sequence is MKTTKTTKTTKRTSVVENIKVISITRSAVFQIGDSVELNPRTFVYAVQRAVPVYFPGEGDFAQLELFQERIPRPTITENVKTTFINENPNIHVDSIRILGIGGSSILQVGSNCSVDTESKVINIRQFIDQDLDDHTYMPTQYKKSN